In Juglans microcarpa x Juglans regia isolate MS1-56 chromosome 4S, Jm3101_v1.0, whole genome shotgun sequence, a single window of DNA contains:
- the LOC121262976 gene encoding heptahelical transmembrane protein ADIPOR3-like isoform X2, with protein MQAPSVMDLTSLKRLPDMVQQADLHKIRLELLNCLPSLPNMPDFHKLKDELRTSLPSMDFLSSLSSWHFVQLLTNCLREQFSQHGVKEDVMNMIAPQMVRPITRWPFFAFLGGAMFCLLASSTCHLLSCHSKRLSYIMLRLDYAGIAALIATSFYPPVYYSFMCNPFFCNLYLSFITILGIATIIFSLSPAFQTPKFRSFRASLFFGMGMSGVAPIVHKLIMYRNQPEALQTTGYEILMGALYGLGALIYATRIPERWKPGRFDIAGHSHQLFHVLVVAGAYTHYQAGLVYLRWRDVRGC; from the exons ATGCAAGCTCCGAGTGTCATGGATCTCACGTCCCTCAAACGTTTGCCTGACATGGTCCAACAAGCTGATTTACACAAGATTCGTTTAGAACTCTTGAATTGCCTTCCTTCGCTACCTAACATGCCAGATTTTCATAAGTTAAAGGATGAATTAAGGACATCATTGCCATCTATGGATTTTCTTTCCTCACTCTCGAGCTGGCATTTTGTGCAACTCCTCACCAACTGCCTGCGTGAGCAGTTCTCCCAG CATGGTGTGAAAGAGGATGTGATGAACATGATAGCACCCCAAATGGTCCGGCCAATCACAAGATGGCCCTTTTTTGCCTTCTTAGGTGGGGCCATGTTCTGCTTGCTAGCCAGCAGTACATGCCACCTCCTCTCTTGCCACTCAAAGCGCCTTTCTTACATAATGCTCAGACTTGACTATGCAGGCATCGCAGCTCTCATTGCAACTTCCTTTTACCCTCCTGTCTATTACTCCTTTATGTGCAACCCCTTCTTCTGCAACCTCTACTTGAGCTTCATAACTATTTTAGGGATTGCCACCATTATTTTCTCTCTGTCTCCAGCTTTCCAAACACCCAAGTTCCGGAGCTTCCGAGCTTCCCTCTTCTTCGGAATGGGCATGTCAGGTGTGGCACCTATAGTTCACAAGCTAATAATGTACAGGAATCAGCCAGAGGCCCTCCAAACCACCGGCTATGAGATATTAATGGGGGCTTTATATGGATTAGGAGCATTGATTTATGCGACAAGGATACCAGAACGGTGGAAGCCTGGCAGGTTTGATATTGCTGGACACAGCCACCAGCTTTTTCATGTCTTGGTTGTGGCAGGGGCATATACACACTATCAGGCTGGTCTAGTCTACCTCAGATGGCGGGACGTGAGAGGTTGTTAG
- the LOC121262976 gene encoding heptahelical transmembrane protein 4-like isoform X3, giving the protein MYPLPLSATLNYMFLKKGKIQREVHGVKEDVMNMIAPQMVRPITRWPFFAFLGGAMFCLLASSTCHLLSCHSKRLSYIMLRLDYAGIAALIATSFYPPVYYSFMCNPFFCNLYLSFITILGIATIIFSLSPAFQTPKFRSFRASLFFGMGMSGVAPIVHKLIMYRNQPEALQTTGYEILMGALYGLGALIYATRIPERWKPGRFDIAGHSHQLFHVLVVAGAYTHYQAGLVYLRWRDVRGC; this is encoded by the exons ATGTATCCACTTCCTTTGTCAGCCACTTTAAACTACATGTttttaaaaaagggaaaaatacaGAGAGAAGTG CATGGTGTGAAAGAGGATGTGATGAACATGATAGCACCCCAAATGGTCCGGCCAATCACAAGATGGCCCTTTTTTGCCTTCTTAGGTGGGGCCATGTTCTGCTTGCTAGCCAGCAGTACATGCCACCTCCTCTCTTGCCACTCAAAGCGCCTTTCTTACATAATGCTCAGACTTGACTATGCAGGCATCGCAGCTCTCATTGCAACTTCCTTTTACCCTCCTGTCTATTACTCCTTTATGTGCAACCCCTTCTTCTGCAACCTCTACTTGAGCTTCATAACTATTTTAGGGATTGCCACCATTATTTTCTCTCTGTCTCCAGCTTTCCAAACACCCAAGTTCCGGAGCTTCCGAGCTTCCCTCTTCTTCGGAATGGGCATGTCAGGTGTGGCACCTATAGTTCACAAGCTAATAATGTACAGGAATCAGCCAGAGGCCCTCCAAACCACCGGCTATGAGATATTAATGGGGGCTTTATATGGATTAGGAGCATTGATTTATGCGACAAGGATACCAGAACGGTGGAAGCCTGGCAGGTTTGATATTGCTGGACACAGCCACCAGCTTTTTCATGTCTTGGTTGTGGCAGGGGCATATACACACTATCAGGCTGGTCTAGTCTACCTCAGATGGCGGGACGTGAGAGGTTGTTAG